One window of Botrimarina mediterranea genomic DNA carries:
- a CDS encoding PIG-L family deacetylase: MPDTDPFDVVAVGAHPDDVEIGCGGTLAKLVEQGYRVGIVDLTDGEPTPVSPGPEVRLAEARKAAEILGVHERVTLPLTNRRLFDGFDERVALAKIFRKWRPKLVMGLGDRTPMASPDHWQAMQITDAAVFYSRLTKWDDHFDGLPPHTIKAQVYYALTFYTLQPPPTANDFVTDIGTVLEKKLAAIKAYETQFPPEKGDIFERVRAMNVSIGNAAGFAAGERLASPRAIGVTDLMQSLRI, from the coding sequence ATGCCTGACACGGACCCCTTCGATGTCGTCGCCGTTGGCGCTCACCCGGATGATGTCGAGATCGGTTGTGGGGGGACGCTCGCCAAGCTCGTGGAGCAGGGGTACCGGGTGGGAATCGTCGATCTAACGGACGGCGAGCCGACGCCCGTTTCGCCGGGACCGGAGGTGCGGCTCGCCGAAGCACGGAAGGCGGCGGAGATTTTGGGGGTCCACGAGCGTGTGACGCTGCCGCTCACCAACCGCCGGCTGTTCGACGGTTTTGACGAGCGCGTCGCCCTGGCGAAGATCTTCCGGAAGTGGCGGCCGAAGCTGGTGATGGGCCTGGGGGATCGCACGCCGATGGCGTCGCCCGACCACTGGCAGGCGATGCAGATCACCGACGCGGCGGTCTTTTACTCGCGGCTCACCAAATGGGACGACCACTTCGACGGCCTCCCGCCGCACACCATCAAGGCGCAGGTCTACTACGCGTTGACCTTCTACACGCTCCAACCACCGCCAACCGCAAATGACTTCGTCACGGACATCGGTACGGTGCTGGAAAAGAAGCTGGCGGCGATCAAGGCGTACGAGACGCAATTCCCGCCCGAAAAGGGGGACATCTTCGAACGCGTCCGGGCGATGAACGTCTCAATCGGCAACGCGGCCGGCTTCGCCGCCGGCGAGCGGCTGGCAAGCCCGAGGGCGATCGGCGTGACGGACCTCATGCAGAGCCTGCGTATCTGA
- the ileS gene encoding isoleucine--tRNA ligase — MFSPLEGQVSFPKLEEEIVRFWREERVYQQSLDRREGAPPFVFYEGPPTANGMPHPGHCLTRTIKDVFPRYKTMRGFRCERKAGWDTHGLPVEVEVCKELTKELGRPVHSKEDIETYGVEPFIQRCQRSVWRYMQEWERLTERLGFWVNLDEAYVTYHQSYVESVWWSLKELFNKDLLYQGHKIVWWWAQGGTALSAGEVGQGYREVADPSVFVEFILLDDAGKRTDTSFLVWTTTPWTLPSNQFAAINPNIEYSFVCEAQNGICSEQYIVASDLLEALSAKKKQEYVVAKTCKGSELVGLRYEPPYDCYSKKGSLNAWRILSADFVTTDSGTGIVHIAPAFGEDDYNVLQRERESLGDKAPPLINCVGPDGKFTDEAPEFVRGRWVKDCDKDIARNLKERGLLFHQEQYLHDYPFCWRAEEDPLIQYPRESWFIKTTAFKDAMLENNGAINWLPEHIKGGRMGKFLESNVDWALSRERYWGTPLPIWECAVCSRQWAVGGCDELLAQPGVTGVEVWEKAKQADPTLPDDLRVHKPYIDAIEFDCGCQKGARMQRVPEVIDCWYDSGAMPFAQWGYKGEGLGTGDEGRENAAAAQQFHSQFPADFISEALDQTRGWFYSQLAISTMLWSGQSAVGSGQKSLASSLQPLASYPHPFKNCIVLGLMLGEDGQKMSKSKRNYRDPSEIFDLYGADALRWYLLTNQPPWSSIRYSEQAIKDSIPEFLLRLWNCYSFFVIYANIDGFDPAVELKEGEAAIKSPSPLGGGARGGGTASSGGNSADTKPVRSAERHVAGDVKPSPNPSLKGRGMAGAASYRPVADRDELDRWILSELHGAIADVTERMDAYDNFGAGQAITEFVDGLSNWYVRRCRDRFWAKDKRSADKLDAYWTLYECLVETAKLIAPFTPFIAEAMWRNLAGVFGDQAAASVHLCDYPECDASLVNAELSERMGLVRLIASLGLRARQEASLKVRQPLAKVEVILADNKHQAWLEAHAEVIAGELNVKAVEFSDAPEKYVDHEVLPNFKLLGKKLGKLMPLVKQELSKQSGSELLANLRDNGLIDLTVQGQAVQLTPEEVEVRITAKPGWAAANDRGVVVVLATELTNELIQEGMARDLIRVIQDRRKELGCEFTDRIHLQLSTESELLERAFQRFGVHIAAETLATMNDPVKLDDSDAVDVTIADATAKLYIRIKK; from the coding sequence ATGTTCTCCCCCCTCGAAGGCCAGGTCAGCTTCCCGAAGCTCGAAGAAGAGATCGTCCGCTTCTGGCGTGAGGAGCGGGTCTACCAGCAGTCGCTCGATCGCCGCGAAGGGGCGCCGCCGTTCGTCTTCTACGAGGGCCCGCCGACCGCCAACGGCATGCCCCACCCGGGCCACTGCCTGACGCGGACCATCAAGGACGTGTTTCCCCGCTACAAGACGATGCGAGGCTTTCGATGTGAAAGGAAGGCGGGCTGGGACACGCACGGCCTCCCCGTCGAGGTCGAGGTCTGCAAAGAGCTGACCAAGGAGCTCGGCCGGCCGGTCCACTCGAAGGAAGACATCGAGACCTACGGCGTCGAGCCCTTCATCCAGCGCTGCCAGCGGAGCGTCTGGCGCTACATGCAGGAGTGGGAACGGCTCACCGAGCGGCTCGGCTTCTGGGTCAACCTCGACGAGGCCTACGTCACCTACCACCAGTCGTACGTCGAAAGCGTGTGGTGGAGCCTCAAGGAGCTCTTCAACAAGGACCTGCTGTACCAGGGCCACAAGATCGTCTGGTGGTGGGCCCAGGGCGGCACGGCCCTCTCGGCGGGCGAAGTAGGGCAGGGTTATCGAGAAGTCGCGGATCCGAGCGTCTTTGTAGAATTCATCCTGCTTGATGATGCGGGAAAACGGACCGACACGTCTTTCTTGGTGTGGACGACAACGCCTTGGACTCTTCCCAGCAATCAGTTTGCCGCTATAAATCCAAACATTGAATACTCTTTTGTTTGCGAGGCTCAAAACGGAATCTGCTCGGAGCAGTACATCGTTGCATCTGATTTATTAGAAGCGCTCAGCGCGAAGAAGAAGCAGGAATACGTTGTTGCCAAGACTTGCAAAGGGTCGGAGCTTGTAGGGCTGCGATACGAGCCGCCTTACGATTGCTACTCTAAGAAAGGTTCATTAAACGCATGGCGCATCCTCTCCGCTGACTTTGTGACTACGGATAGCGGCACCGGTATCGTTCATATCGCCCCGGCTTTTGGCGAGGACGACTACAACGTCCTGCAACGTGAGCGCGAATCGCTCGGCGACAAAGCCCCGCCACTCATCAATTGCGTCGGCCCCGACGGCAAGTTCACCGACGAAGCCCCTGAGTTCGTACGTGGCCGATGGGTAAAGGACTGCGATAAGGACATCGCGCGCAACTTGAAAGAGCGCGGACTGCTGTTTCATCAAGAGCAGTATCTGCACGACTACCCGTTCTGCTGGCGGGCGGAAGAGGACCCGTTGATCCAGTACCCGCGTGAGAGCTGGTTCATCAAGACCACGGCGTTCAAGGACGCCATGCTCGAGAACAACGGGGCGATCAACTGGCTCCCCGAGCACATCAAGGGGGGCCGGATGGGCAAGTTCCTCGAGTCGAACGTCGACTGGGCCCTGAGCCGCGAACGCTACTGGGGCACTCCATTGCCGATTTGGGAGTGCGCAGTGTGCAGTCGGCAGTGGGCAGTGGGCGGTTGCGACGAGCTGCTCGCGCAGCCCGGCGTTACGGGCGTCGAGGTGTGGGAGAAGGCGAAGCAGGCCGACCCCACGCTGCCAGACGACCTACGCGTCCACAAACCCTACATCGACGCCATCGAGTTCGACTGCGGCTGCCAGAAGGGCGCGCGAATGCAACGCGTCCCCGAGGTAATCGACTGCTGGTACGACAGCGGCGCGATGCCCTTCGCGCAATGGGGATACAAGGGAGAGGGGCTAGGGACGGGGGACGAGGGACGAGAGAACGCCGCTGCTGCGCAGCAGTTTCACAGCCAATTCCCCGCCGACTTCATCAGCGAAGCCCTCGACCAAACTCGCGGCTGGTTCTACAGCCAACTAGCGATCTCGACGATGCTTTGGAGTGGGCAGTCGGCAGTCGGCAGTGGGCAGAAATCCCTAGCCTCTAGCCTCCAGCCTCTAGCCTCTTACCCCCATCCTTTCAAAAACTGCATCGTCCTCGGCCTCATGCTCGGCGAGGACGGGCAGAAGATGTCCAAGAGCAAACGCAACTACCGCGACCCGTCGGAGATCTTCGACCTCTACGGCGCCGATGCTTTGAGGTGGTACCTGCTCACCAACCAGCCGCCCTGGTCGTCGATCCGCTACAGCGAGCAAGCGATCAAGGACTCGATCCCCGAGTTCCTCCTGCGGCTGTGGAACTGCTACAGCTTCTTTGTGATCTATGCGAATATTGATGGCTTCGATCCAGCGGTGGAACTGAAAGAAGGCGAAGCCGCAATAAAATCCCCCTCCCCCCTGGGGGGAGGGGCTAGGGGAGGGGGTACGGCGTCCAGTGGAGGGAACTCCGCAGATACGAAGCCGGTCAGAAGCGCAGAGCGTCATGTAGCTGGAGACGTAAAACCCTCCCCTAACCCCTCCCTAAAAGGGAGGGGAATGGCTGGCGCCGCTTCCTATCGCCCCGTCGCCGATCGTGACGAACTCGATCGCTGGATCCTCAGCGAACTGCATGGCGCCATCGCCGACGTCACCGAGCGGATGGACGCTTACGACAACTTCGGCGCCGGCCAAGCGATCACCGAGTTTGTGGACGGCCTCTCGAACTGGTATGTGCGGCGTTGCCGGGATCGGTTCTGGGCGAAGGACAAGCGTTCAGCCGACAAGCTCGACGCTTACTGGACGCTCTACGAGTGCCTTGTGGAGACCGCGAAGCTGATCGCGCCGTTCACGCCATTCATCGCCGAGGCGATGTGGCGGAACCTTGCCGGTGTCTTCGGCGATCAGGCTGCGGCCAGCGTGCACCTCTGCGACTACCCCGAGTGCGATGCGTCGCTCGTCAACGCCGAATTGTCCGAGCGGATGGGCCTCGTGCGGCTGATCGCGTCGCTCGGTCTGCGGGCCCGGCAAGAGGCGTCCCTCAAGGTCCGGCAGCCGCTCGCCAAGGTCGAGGTGATCCTCGCTGACAACAAGCACCAGGCGTGGCTCGAAGCGCACGCCGAGGTGATCGCGGGCGAGCTGAACGTGAAGGCGGTCGAGTTCTCCGACGCGCCCGAGAAGTACGTCGATCACGAGGTGCTGCCCAACTTCAAACTGCTCGGCAAGAAGCTCGGCAAGCTGATGCCGCTGGTGAAACAAGAGCTGAGCAAGCAGAGCGGCTCCGAACTCCTAGCGAACCTCCGCGACAACGGCCTCATCGACCTCACCGTCCAGGGTCAAGCCGTGCAGCTGACGCCCGAAGAGGTGGAAGTCCGCATCACCGCCAAACCCGGCTGGGCCGCAGCAAACGACCGCGGCGTCGTCGTGGTGCTCGCGACGGAGTTGACTAATGAGCTAATTCAAGAAGGTATGGCTCGAGATCTGATCCGTGTAATTCAAGACCGTAGAAAGGAGTTGGGTTGTGAATTCACCGACCGAATCCACCTCCAATTGAGCACGGAATCAGAATTGTTAGAGAGAGCTTTCCAACGATTCGGAGTTCACATTGCCGCTGAGACTCTTGCGACAATGAATGATCCGGTGAAGTTAGATGATTCAGATGCTGTAGATGTCACAATCGCTGATGCAACAGCAAAGCTCTACATTCGTATTAAGAAATAG
- the purN gene encoding phosphoribosylglycinamide formyltransferase produces the protein MKIAVLISGSGRTLKNFIELIADDQLPVEIALVISSSATAGGLEHAAAAGLPTSVVNRKDYATDELFGAAVFSRCRTAGVELVVMAGWLKLCPVPEDFAGRVVNIHPSLLPAFGGHGMYGDRVHAAVIERGCKVTGVTVHFVDNEYDAGPIIWQTPVPVFEDDTPHTLADRVFEAELEAYPHVLKMLATGRVRLEEGRVRTSRAKRRTTDETDIHG, from the coding sequence TTGAAGATCGCGGTGCTCATCTCCGGTAGCGGCCGGACGCTGAAGAACTTCATCGAGCTGATCGCCGACGATCAGTTGCCGGTTGAGATTGCGCTCGTGATTTCCAGTAGCGCCACGGCGGGCGGGCTGGAGCACGCTGCGGCAGCGGGGTTACCGACTTCGGTCGTCAATCGCAAGGATTATGCGACGGACGAGTTGTTCGGCGCCGCCGTGTTCTCGCGCTGTCGGACGGCGGGCGTCGAGCTCGTGGTCATGGCGGGGTGGTTGAAGCTCTGCCCCGTGCCTGAAGACTTTGCGGGCCGTGTTGTGAACATCCACCCGTCGCTGCTGCCGGCGTTCGGCGGGCACGGCATGTACGGCGACCGCGTCCACGCCGCGGTGATCGAGCGCGGCTGCAAGGTGACGGGCGTCACGGTCCACTTCGTGGATAACGAGTACGACGCCGGCCCGATCATCTGGCAGACCCCGGTCCCGGTATTCGAAGACGACACGCCACACACGCTCGCCGACCGCGTCTTCGAGGCCGAACTCGAAGCCTACCCGCACGTGCTAAAGATGCTCGCCACGGGCCGCGTCCGGCTCGAAGAAGGACGTGTACGCACGTCAAGAGCTAAGAGAAGAACCACAGATGAGACGGATATACACGGATAA
- the mscL gene encoding large-conductance mechanosensitive channel protein MscL: protein MGLIKEFKEFAMRGSVVDLAVGVVIGAAFGKIVSTFVSAIITPILGFLTGGIDVKDWKYTLPLPDSMPEGVWKAPTLAYGEFLQVVIDFTIIAFAIFLAIKVMNSLTKTKETAPDAPPAPPEDILLLREIRDSLKNRQNI from the coding sequence ATGGGACTGATTAAAGAGTTCAAAGAGTTCGCAATGCGCGGCAGCGTCGTTGACTTGGCGGTCGGCGTCGTGATCGGCGCCGCGTTCGGCAAGATCGTCTCGACGTTCGTCTCGGCGATCATTACGCCGATCCTCGGCTTCTTGACCGGCGGCATCGACGTTAAGGACTGGAAGTACACGCTCCCGCTCCCGGACAGCATGCCCGAGGGGGTTTGGAAGGCGCCTACGCTCGCTTACGGCGAGTTCCTGCAAGTCGTGATCGACTTCACGATCATCGCCTTTGCGATCTTCCTGGCGATCAAGGTGATGAACTCGCTGACGAAGACCAAAGAAACGGCGCCCGACGCCCCTCCTGCACCGCCGGAAGACATTCTGCTGCTGCGCGAGATCCGCGACTCGCTCAAGAATCGCCAGAATATTTAA
- a CDS encoding DUF6199 family natural product biosynthesis protein → MIELLVLLALILLGFGFAMMLFPKIAWRSAEGWKFANAEPSQAVLSMYRVFGFLCASGGCVLLWYASVQG, encoded by the coding sequence ATGATCGAACTGCTCGTCTTGTTGGCTCTTATCCTCTTGGGATTCGGCTTCGCGATGATGCTTTTTCCAAAGATCGCCTGGCGTTCGGCAGAGGGTTGGAAGTTCGCCAATGCCGAGCCATCGCAAGCAGTTCTCTCAATGTATCGCGTCTTCGGGTTCCTTTGTGCGTCGGGCGGGTGTGTGTTGCTCTGGTACGCCTCGGTTCAAGGCTAA
- a CDS encoding RluA family pseudouridine synthase translates to MSEPLLELTIDEADIGRRLDVLLAERLPQFSRTLIKKSIDAGGVTVSGRAERPAYKLEAGDVVLLASLVAPAEGPTPEAIALSLIYEDDDIVVVDKPPGMVVHPAKGHWAGTLTAALAHHFGEGLSKTGGPTRPGIVHRLDRDTSGVIIVAKHDQAHERLADQFQDRTTEKEYLAIMVGVYDRDADIVDEPIGPHPHIREKKAIRRGHPDSRDAVTTFEIIERFRRFALLRAKPKTGRTHQIRVHLAHIGHPILCDKQYGGRSRITASELNGGVAKPDEPALLERQALHAHRLTLNHPTTGKRMTFEAPLPEDIEGVLRFLRGDS, encoded by the coding sequence GTGAGCGAGCCGCTGCTGGAACTGACCATCGATGAAGCCGACATCGGTCGGCGCCTCGACGTCCTGCTCGCCGAGCGCCTGCCGCAGTTCAGCCGCACGCTCATCAAGAAGTCGATCGACGCCGGCGGCGTTACGGTCAGCGGCCGGGCCGAGCGTCCCGCCTATAAGCTCGAAGCCGGCGACGTCGTCCTCCTGGCTTCACTGGTGGCGCCCGCCGAAGGCCCGACGCCCGAGGCGATCGCGCTCAGCTTGATCTACGAGGACGACGATATCGTCGTCGTCGATAAGCCGCCCGGCATGGTCGTGCATCCCGCCAAGGGGCACTGGGCCGGGACGCTCACCGCGGCGCTCGCGCACCACTTCGGTGAGGGGCTCAGTAAGACCGGCGGTCCAACGCGGCCGGGGATCGTCCATCGCCTCGACCGCGACACCTCTGGCGTGATCATCGTCGCGAAGCACGACCAAGCCCACGAACGCCTCGCCGACCAGTTCCAGGACCGCACCACGGAGAAGGAGTACTTGGCGATCATGGTCGGCGTGTACGACCGCGACGCCGACATCGTCGATGAACCGATCGGCCCCCACCCGCACATCCGCGAAAAGAAGGCGATCCGCCGGGGCCACCCCGACTCGCGCGACGCGGTGACGACCTTCGAGATCATTGAACGATTCCGCCGCTTCGCCCTGCTTCGTGCGAAGCCCAAGACGGGCCGCACGCACCAGATCCGCGTCCACCTGGCGCATATCGGCCACCCGATCCTCTGCGACAAGCAGTACGGCGGCCGCAGCCGCATCACGGCGAGTGAACTGAACGGCGGCGTCGCCAAGCCCGACGAGCCGGCCCTCTTAGAGCGGCAAGCCCTACATGCCCACCGCCTGACGCTCAACCACCCGACGACGGGCAAGCGGATGACGTTCGAGGCGCCGTTGCCGGAGGATATCGAGGGCGTGTTGCGTTTCCTGCGGGGCGATTCTTGA
- a CDS encoding YfgM family protein has translation MDSQHRHELEENTLASWLADKIEVLKPQLPAILLGLVVLVAAIIGVNSWSASNAAAKADRWTDFAVALEQGNPDLVDLKTAADNNPGTPVAEWADATWADGKLYRASQIFFSNRSEADKAIEEAIAVYERLVKSSHRDIAERATYQLGRALELQGKLDEAIKQYGRVTGAFALVAKDRILQLESEPVKESYEWITAAKATGSTTVGGTGGVLDNLDPDNIPLPDMTSEEAESTLDAMLQDVDSEEDIATEETIESEGAVESEEAAEAEASADAEAPAADEAPATEAPTDKPADE, from the coding sequence ATGGACAGCCAGCACCGTCACGAACTCGAAGAAAACACGCTCGCCTCTTGGCTGGCCGACAAGATCGAGGTCCTCAAGCCGCAACTCCCGGCAATCCTGCTGGGATTGGTGGTCTTGGTGGCGGCGATCATCGGCGTCAATAGCTGGTCGGCGTCCAACGCCGCAGCAAAGGCCGACCGCTGGACCGACTTCGCCGTGGCCCTCGAGCAGGGGAACCCCGACCTCGTCGACCTCAAGACAGCCGCCGACAACAACCCCGGCACACCGGTCGCCGAGTGGGCCGACGCCACTTGGGCCGACGGCAAGCTCTACCGGGCGTCGCAGATTTTCTTCAGCAACCGCAGCGAGGCCGACAAGGCGATCGAGGAAGCAATCGCGGTCTACGAGCGGCTCGTCAAGTCGAGCCACCGCGACATCGCCGAGCGGGCCACCTACCAGCTCGGCCGCGCCCTTGAGCTGCAAGGCAAGCTTGACGAAGCGATCAAGCAGTACGGCCGTGTCACCGGCGCCTTCGCCCTGGTCGCCAAGGACCGCATCCTTCAGCTGGAATCGGAACCTGTCAAAGAATCCTATGAATGGATCACGGCCGCGAAAGCCACTGGCTCGACGACGGTCGGCGGCACGGGTGGCGTGCTCGACAATCTCGATCCGGACAACATCCCGTTGCCGGACATGACGTCCGAGGAGGCGGAATCGACGCTCGACGCCATGCTACAAGACGTTGACTCCGAGGAAGACATCGCCACCGAGGAGACCATAGAGTCGGAAGGAGCAGTCGAGTCGGAAGAAGCCGCCGAAGCAGAAGCGTCGGCCGATGCCGAGGCGCCCGCCGCGGACGAAGCTCCAGCGACCGAAGCGCCCACCGACAAGCCGGCCGACGAGTGA
- a CDS encoding ATP-dependent helicase: protein MHGLNPAQHDAVHTLRGPLLVLAGAGTGKTRVVTFRIAELIRSGVPAPRILAVTFTRKAAGEMQERAVELLSRGRKRQAKNLPKPEISTFHSLCVRVLRRHAKRMGYPERFTIADRSDQESQARQALREIKAPTDALTPGDLLALVSRWKMSSILPDVAASHAESDREHLAAVAYRRYQNSLKKAGVVDFDDLLLLTEQLFRHHPDARREEASRFDHVLIDEYQDTNHSQYEIVRGLAMGHRNLCVVGDDDQSIYAWRGAEVTHILSFKRDWPDAKVVRLEENYRSQSPIIHFANTLIAFNTVRHEKRLIPQRPAEGEGGERPRILQFKDETDEAKKVVADLKGLLMAGGWRLSGEDREKFLRAGGKPLRASDFAILFRTNEQPRAFEQELRAQQVPYVLIGGMSFYDRREVRDVIAYLKLVANPDDEPSLLRVFNTPPRGLGDAARKALMERAVDKGVPLWRVVDDPANWPGMSEPARRGLSDLRDAVKHWRAAVGLEPLAVTVQRVIDESRYLDELTRLYPDAQEREARVAAIGELVSAADSYASRSRKATLAQFLDDIATGDRDDGDKDKQLNRDAVALMTLHAAKGLEFPHVYLVGMEESILPHKRSIDGGEIAIAEERRLAYVGVTRARDRLTLSLALTRRKWGKAKETIPSRFLWEMTGQADNPKYLEAKTGRKMPAPHGKGSKNAKR, encoded by the coding sequence GTGCACGGTCTCAACCCCGCCCAACACGACGCGGTCCATACCCTGCGGGGGCCGCTCTTGGTGCTGGCCGGCGCCGGGACGGGGAAGACGCGCGTCGTGACGTTTCGGATCGCCGAGTTGATCCGCAGCGGGGTCCCGGCGCCGCGGATCCTGGCCGTGACGTTCACCCGCAAGGCGGCGGGCGAGATGCAGGAGCGAGCCGTCGAGCTGCTCTCCCGCGGCCGCAAGCGACAGGCCAAGAATCTCCCGAAGCCGGAGATCAGCACCTTCCACTCGCTCTGCGTCCGGGTGCTGCGGCGGCACGCCAAGCGGATGGGGTACCCCGAGCGGTTCACGATCGCGGACCGCAGCGACCAGGAGTCGCAGGCCCGCCAAGCCCTGCGCGAGATCAAGGCGCCGACCGACGCCCTGACGCCAGGCGATCTCTTGGCGCTCGTCAGCCGTTGGAAGATGTCGTCGATCCTGCCCGATGTCGCCGCTTCGCACGCCGAGAGCGACCGCGAGCATCTAGCCGCGGTGGCGTACCGGCGCTATCAGAACAGCCTCAAGAAGGCCGGCGTCGTCGACTTCGACGATCTGTTGTTACTGACCGAGCAGCTCTTTCGTCACCACCCCGACGCGAGGCGCGAAGAGGCGAGCCGCTTCGATCACGTCCTCATCGACGAGTATCAAGATACCAACCACAGCCAATACGAGATCGTCCGTGGCCTGGCGATGGGGCACCGCAATCTGTGCGTCGTGGGGGACGACGACCAGTCGATTTACGCCTGGCGCGGCGCCGAAGTGACGCACATCCTGTCGTTCAAGCGCGACTGGCCGGACGCCAAGGTCGTAAGGCTCGAGGAGAACTACCGCAGCCAGAGCCCGATCATCCACTTCGCCAATACGCTGATCGCGTTCAACACGGTGCGGCATGAGAAGCGGCTGATCCCGCAGCGGCCAGCTGAGGGCGAGGGGGGCGAGCGGCCCCGCATCTTGCAATTCAAGGACGAGACCGACGAAGCCAAGAAAGTCGTCGCCGACTTGAAGGGCCTGCTCATGGCGGGTGGCTGGCGCCTAAGCGGCGAAGACCGGGAGAAGTTCCTCCGCGCGGGCGGCAAGCCGTTGCGGGCGTCGGACTTCGCCATCCTGTTCCGCACCAACGAGCAGCCCCGCGCATTCGAGCAAGAGTTGCGAGCGCAGCAGGTGCCGTACGTGCTAATCGGCGGAATGAGTTTCTACGATCGTCGCGAGGTGCGCGACGTGATCGCTTACCTCAAGCTCGTAGCCAACCCCGACGACGAGCCTTCGCTCCTGCGGGTCTTCAACACGCCCCCGCGTGGACTCGGTGACGCCGCGCGCAAGGCGTTGATGGAACGGGCGGTCGATAAAGGCGTGCCGTTGTGGCGTGTGGTGGACGACCCCGCCAACTGGCCCGGCATGAGCGAACCGGCCCGGCGGGGTCTCAGCGACCTCCGCGACGCGGTGAAGCACTGGCGCGCCGCGGTAGGACTTGAGCCCCTAGCCGTTACGGTGCAACGCGTCATTGACGAAAGCCGCTACCTCGACGAGCTAACACGGCTCTATCCCGACGCGCAGGAGCGAGAGGCCCGTGTCGCGGCGATTGGCGAGCTCGTGAGCGCCGCGGACTCGTACGCCTCACGGAGTCGCAAGGCGACTCTCGCCCAATTCCTCGACGACATCGCCACCGGCGATCGCGACGACGGCGACAAGGACAAACAGCTCAACAGGGACGCCGTCGCGCTGATGACCCTGCACGCCGCCAAAGGCTTAGAGTTCCCGCACGTCTACCTCGTGGGCATGGAAGAGAGCATTCTTCCCCACAAGCGCTCGATCGACGGTGGAGAGATCGCGATCGCCGAAGAGAGACGCCTCGCGTACGTCGGCGTTACCCGCGCACGCGACCGGCTGACGTTGTCGCTAGCGCTGACGCGCCGCAAGTGGGGCAAAGCCAAGGAGACCATCCCCAGCCGGTTTCTCTGGGAGATGACGGGTCAGGCGGACAACCCGAAGTACCTGGAGGCGAAGACGGGGCGGAAGATGCCAGCCCCGCACGGGAAGGGTTCGAAGAACGCCAAGCGCTAA
- a CDS encoding DUF1571 domain-containing protein: protein MPATIFPALFRIALVLPLATTGALTAEAQQLTRPVYHVAENTASEGQSATEQQAVATAPVDVPPMRDVAVTPASGQIDSPFDLTQQPGEHPLMPCLRLAKGALVDMDQRIQDYSATFTKVERLDGQLGDPQKMEIRVRHQPFSVYTRFITPNPGQEALYVENQNDGKLVALGSGWKRRFGKVNLPVDGMMAMNGQRYPITKAGIRNLTAELVMIAEQDVKYAECEVSYGKATIDGRDVTMIRAIHPTPRKNFRYHKAEIFIDNELRIPVAYQAFSWPAVQGGEPILEEKYIYTNIKLNNGFTDKDFSPENPEYFQ, encoded by the coding sequence ATGCCCGCTACCATCTTCCCTGCCCTGTTTCGGATTGCCCTTGTTCTGCCGCTGGCAACGACAGGCGCCCTCACCGCCGAAGCTCAGCAGTTGACGCGGCCCGTGTATCACGTCGCGGAGAACACCGCCAGCGAAGGGCAATCCGCCACGGAACAGCAAGCCGTCGCCACCGCGCCGGTTGACGTGCCGCCGATGCGTGATGTCGCCGTCACGCCAGCGAGCGGGCAGATCGACTCGCCGTTCGACCTCACGCAGCAACCGGGCGAGCATCCCCTGATGCCGTGCCTGCGACTCGCGAAAGGCGCGCTGGTGGATATGGACCAACGCATCCAGGACTACTCGGCCACCTTCACCAAGGTTGAGCGTCTCGACGGCCAGCTCGGCGATCCGCAGAAGATGGAGATCCGAGTCCGCCACCAGCCCTTCAGCGTCTACACCCGATTCATCACCCCCAATCCGGGTCAGGAAGCTCTCTATGTCGAGAACCAGAACGACGGCAAGCTCGTCGCGCTGGGGTCGGGCTGGAAGCGTCGCTTCGGCAAGGTGAACCTGCCGGTCGACGGCATGATGGCGATGAATGGCCAGCGCTACCCGATCACGAAGGCCGGCATCCGTAACCTCACCGCCGAGCTGGTGATGATCGCCGAACAGGACGTCAAATACGCCGAGTGCGAGGTATCGTACGGCAAGGCGACGATCGATGGCCGCGACGTGACGATGATCCGCGCGATCCACCCGACGCCGCGCAAGAACTTCCGCTACCACAAGGCGGAGATCTTTATCGACAACGAACTGCGAATCCCGGTCGCCTACCAGGCGTTCAGCTGGCCCGCCGTCCAGGGCGGAGAGCCAATCCTGGAAGAGAAGTACATCTACACTAACATCAAGCTGAACAACGGCTTCACGGACAAGGACTTCTCGCCGGAGAATCCGGAGTATTTCCAGTGA